Proteins from one Enoplosus armatus isolate fEnoArm2 chromosome 4, fEnoArm2.hap1, whole genome shotgun sequence genomic window:
- the kiss1rb gene encoding LOW QUALITY PROTEIN: KISS1 receptor b (The sequence of the model RefSeq protein was modified relative to this genomic sequence to represent the inferred CDS: substituted 3 bases at 3 genomic stop codons), translating into MKTXSNYIXNPAAVILQGTQSWVITDLWRTEQQPITDXTLHCRAESGTLQEQTGTTQMMVESAASHGPDCGSICNESAALEGQGPPVLVDAWLVPTFFGLIMLVGLVGNSLVIHVVTKHQQMKTVTNFYIVNLATTDILFLVCCVPFTATLYPLPSWIFGEFMCRLVNYLQQVTAQATCITLSAMSVDRCYVTVYPLQSLRHRTPRMALAISVSIWIGSLLLSIPVAVYQRLEAGYWFGPQTYCSEVFPSVRLQRAFIIYSFLAVYLLPLLTITACYAFMLKRMGQPSVHPIDSSYQLQAQAERAAAVRARVSRMVVVMVALFLICWGPIQVCILLQAFGLRSYVLYKLKIWGHCMSYSNSSVNPLVYAFMGNNFRKAFKHAFPAVFQWRTRGRARVGNMDAEEGDEMVRQAPKGEAEMHFLSSGS; encoded by the exons ATGAAGACATAAAGTAACTATATTTGAAATCCAGCCGCAGTCATTCTACAGGGCACCCAGTCCTGGGTAATTACTG ACCTGTGGAGAACAGAACAGCAGCCTATCACGGACTAAACCTTACATTGCAGAGCAGAGAGTGGAACGCTGCAGGAGCAAACAGGCACAACACAG ATGATGGTGGAGTCAGCAGCCAGTCATGGTCCAGACTGCGGGTCTATATGCAACGAGTCCGCAGCTCTGGAGGGCCAGGGGCCACCAGTGTTGGTCGACGCCTGGCTGGTCCCCACTTTCTTCGGCCTCATCATGCTGGTGGGCCTGGTTGGGAACTCGCTGGTCATCCATGTGGTCACCAAGCACCAGCAGATGAAGACCGTCACCAACTTCTACATAG TGAACCTGGCTACCACCGATATCTTGTTTCTGGTCTGCTGCGTGCCCTTCACTGCCACACTGTACCCACTGCCCAGCTGGATCTTTGGAGAGTTTATGTGCCGGCTGGTGAACTACCTTCAGCAA GTGACTGCTCAGGCAACATGTATCACTCTGTCAGCTATGAGTGTGGACCGCTGCTACGTGACGGTCTATCCTCTGCAGTCACTGCGACACCGAACCCCGCGCATGGCTCTGGCCATCTCTGTGTCTATCTGGATAG GCTCCTTGCTTCTGTCGATCCCTGTAGCCGTGTACCAGCGTCTGGAGGCAGGATACTGGTTTGGCCCTCAGACGTACTGCAGTGAGGTCTTCCCCTCGGTTCGCCTCCAGAGAGCCTTCATCATCTACAGCTTCCTGGCCGTCTACCTGCTGCCCCTGCTCACCATCACCGCCTGTTACGCCTTCATGCTCAAGCGCATGGGGCAACCCAGCGTGCATCCCATCGACAGCAGCTACCAA CTTCAGGCTCAGGCAGagcgagcagcagcagtgcgGGCGCGAGTCTCCcggatggtggtggtgatggtggccCTGTTCCTCATCTGCTGGGGCCCCATCCAGGTCTGCATCCTCCTGCAAGCTTTTGGCCTCCGCAGTTACGTCCTATACAAG CTGAAGATTTGGGGCCACTGCATGTCTTACTCCAACTCCTCCGTCAACCCGCTGGTTTACGCCTTCATGGGCAACAACTTCAGAAAGGCCTTCAAGCACGCCTTCCCTGCCGTATTTCAGTGGCGCACGAGGGGGAGAGCGAGGGTGGGAAACATGGACGCAGAAGAGGGGGATGAGATGGTTCGCCAGGCACCCAAAGGAGAAGCAGAGATGCACTTTCTTTCATCTGGGTCCTAA